A window of Pseudomonas alcaliphila JAB1 genomic DNA:
TTCGTATTGGTGCGTCTTATCCTAGTTCGACTCGCCTCATACCATCGGTTTCACCCTTTAAGGAGATTACCGATGAAGATCGAGCAGAGCACCCGAGCCTCCCTGTGGATTGATCTGGCTGACAGGGGCTGGTCCTTTTCGCGGCCAACACTGGTGGCCGGTTTGCTGGCACTGACCCTGAGCGCCACGGCCAGTGAGAGCGAATCCGACGCGCGTGCGATCAACCAGGTGGCAGGCACCTGGCGTATGGTTTCCGCCACCCTGGAAGCAGATGGCGGGATCGAGCGTCCGTACGGTGACAACCCGCAAGGCATGCTGGTATTCACGCCTGACATGCATTTCGTCGAAGTGCTGACCAACGGCGATACACCGTGTTTTGCATCCGACGCGCGCGGCGGCGGCAGCGACGAAGAAAATCGCCGTGCCATGGCGTCGAGCATCGGCTTCTTTGGCACCTACAGCGTCGACGAGCAGGGGCGTTTTGCCGGTAACCGGGTCGAGGGCGCCACCTTTCCCAACTGGGTCGGTGGCGTCAGGACGATGAAGGAGTTGCAAATGAGGGTCGAGGGGGATCGGATGTACGAGACCTTCACGCGGCCGGACGGTGGACGCTTTAGCGCCGAGTTCGTGCGGGCCAGGTAAAGCCGGGATGTGTGGCGCTTGCTGTGGTCAGTAGCGGCAGTCTTCGCCGGTACGTTGGTAGATCAGCGTGTGCTGTTCACCGTTGGAGTCCAGGTAGACCATGCGGGCTTCACCCGCTTCGCAGCCTTGCGGCAGGGTCTGGCTGATGACCTTGGCAATGTCCAGGTGCATGCCGTAGTGGTAGTGCTCGGGCGTTTCGGCATGTGCCAGGGTGGCGGCGCAGCCGAAAGCGAGCAGGCAGGCGATACGTTTCATGATGGCCTCGATGCAGGAAAAAGGGCCGTTTCAGCGGCCCGAGGGACGCCGGTCAGGAGCGCGGCCGGCGCCAGGTAAGCTCTGCTTCAACCGTGCTGATCGCTGTTCTGCGTGCTCGCGGTTTGCGCCTGCTGGGTGGCTGTGGCGTGCGGCTGTTGCTGGTGGGCCTGTTGATGAGCGACGAAGGCCGCCGACTCTTCGGCGAAGCAGGCCTGAGTGGCCAGCAGAGTAGAAAGGGACAGGACAGTGGCAGTGAGAAGGTTCTTCATTGGGACGATCCTCTTGGGATTCTTCGTGGGTTTGAAGTCATCCTAATGAGGTATCGAGGTGCGAAAAAGCGCGTTCCGGGTGAATGACCATTACCTATAGCGCAACAATCCTGCAGGCGTCGCCCAGTATTGCGCGTCGTCCAGTACCGCTTCGTCAGCGCGCAGCAGCGGCGGCAGTTCGGCCTTGAGAAACTCCACCCAGGTGCGGGTCTTGGCATCGAGAAAGCGTCGCGACGGATACATCGCATAGATGTTCAGGGCGCGCAGCCGGTGCTGCGGCAGGATGCGCAGCAGGCGTCCTTCACGCAGCGGCTGGCTGGCGACGAACGAAGGCAGCAGGCAGAAACCCATGCCGGCCTGGGCCGCCTTGACCAAGGCTTCAGCGACGTTGACCTGGAAGCACTCGGCCGGCAGCGCCTCCAGTTGCTCGTCGCCGAAATCCCATTGGCCACGGTACAGCGGGTCGGTCAGGCGCAGGTAGCGGTGCTGCTGCAGATCGCTCGGCTGCTGCGGGATGCCATGCTGGGCCAGGTAGCTGGGGGCGGCGCAGAGTACGCTGTAGACCGGGCCCAGGCGTTGCGCGACCAGTTGCGAGTCCGGCAGGTCGCGGGCGAAGGCGACGGTCACGTCGTGGCCGTCTTCGAGCAGATCAGGGGTGCGTTGCGCCAGGGTCAGTTCGACCACCACCTGTGGATAACGCTCGGCGTAGCGGGCGATCAACGGCGTCAGGTGCTGCAGCCCGAGGCCGGTCATGGTGTGCACGCGCAGGCGACCGCTGGGGGTGTGGTGGGCGCCGCGCGCTTCGGCGTCGGCTTCGTCGATCTGGCCAAGAATCTGCCGGCAGCGCTCCAGATAGCGCTCGCCGGTTTCGGTCAGCGCCAGGCGCCGCGTGGTGCGCTGCAGCAGGCGCGCCTGCAGGTGTTGTTCCAGCTCGGTGATCAGTCGCGATACCTGCGCGGTGGACAGATCCAGCGTCTGGGCAGCGGCAGTGAAGCTGCCGCGCTCGACCACCTGAACGAACACGCGCATCGCATGCAGGGTATCCATTGTTGCTCCTGGCGTAATAGGCCAGACGCATTATGCGCGACTGCGAACCTTACAACGCACCCAGAATCAATTGCGCTGCCACCGCGAACATCATCGCCGCCACGCCCAGATCGATCAGGCGCCAGGTCAATGGCTTTGCCAGCCAGGGCGCCAGCCAGGCCGCGCCGAGCGCCAGAGCGCTGAACCAGAGAAAGGAGGCGCTGGCAGCCCCCGCCGCATACGCGCCAGGTTCAGGTTGCTGGGCGCCGAGTGAGCCGATCAGCAGCACGGTATCCAGATAGACGTGCGGGTTGAGCAGGGTGACCGCCAGCGCTGCGAGCATCACCGCACGCAATGAGCGCGGTTCGCTGCCGGCCGCCTGCAGCGATTGCGGGCGCGCGGCGCGCAGCAGCGCCTGGCTGCCATACCAGATCAGGAAGGCGGCGCCGCCCCAGCGGGCGATGGCCAGCAGCGCCGGGCTCTGCGCCAGCAGGGTGGCCAGGCCGAAGACGCCGGCAGCGACCAGCACGGCATCGCAGATGATGCACAGCAGGGCAACCGGGACGTGGTGTTCACGACGCAGGCTTTGCGCCAGAACGAAGGCGTTCTGCGCACCGATGGCCATGATCAGACCGATGGCCACCAGCAGGCCGTTGCTATAGCTCTGCCACATCACACGGGCTCCGGCATGGACGCCGCCGACAGGGCGCGCAGGGTGGAGAGCGCCCGTTCGGCTCGTTCGCTGGGC
This region includes:
- a CDS encoding LysE/ArgO family amino acid transporter; translation: MWQSYSNGLLVAIGLIMAIGAQNAFVLAQSLRREHHVPVALLCIICDAVLVAAGVFGLATLLAQSPALLAIARWGGAAFLIWYGSQALLRAARPQSLQAAGSEPRSLRAVMLAALAVTLLNPHVYLDTVLLIGSLGAQQPEPGAYAAGAASASFLWFSALALGAAWLAPWLAKPLTWRLIDLGVAAMMFAVAAQLILGAL
- a CDS encoding lipocalin-like domain-containing protein, producing MKIEQSTRASLWIDLADRGWSFSRPTLVAGLLALTLSATASESESDARAINQVAGTWRMVSATLEADGGIERPYGDNPQGMLVFTPDMHFVEVLTNGDTPCFASDARGGGSDEENRRAMASSIGFFGTYSVDEQGRFAGNRVEGATFPNWVGGVRTMKELQMRVEGDRMYETFTRPDGGRFSAEFVRAR
- a CDS encoding LysR family transcriptional regulator; this translates as MDTLHAMRVFVQVVERGSFTAAAQTLDLSTAQVSRLITELEQHLQARLLQRTTRRLALTETGERYLERCRQILGQIDEADAEARGAHHTPSGRLRVHTMTGLGLQHLTPLIARYAERYPQVVVELTLAQRTPDLLEDGHDVTVAFARDLPDSQLVAQRLGPVYSVLCAAPSYLAQHGIPQQPSDLQQHRYLRLTDPLYRGQWDFGDEQLEALPAECFQVNVAEALVKAAQAGMGFCLLPSFVASQPLREGRLLRILPQHRLRALNIYAMYPSRRFLDAKTRTWVEFLKAELPPLLRADEAVLDDAQYWATPAGLLRYR
- a CDS encoding DUF2790 domain-containing protein, whose protein sequence is MKRIACLLAFGCAATLAHAETPEHYHYGMHLDIAKVISQTLPQGCEAGEARMVYLDSNGEQHTLIYQRTGEDCRY